A single genomic interval of Catenulispora sp. EB89 harbors:
- the rpsA gene encoding 30S ribosomal protein S1 has translation MTSSTETARTPQVAINDIGSAEEFLAAIDQTIKYFNDGDIVEGVIVKVDRDEVLLDIGYKTEGVIPSRELSIKHDVDPNEVVAVGDHIEALVLQKEDKEGRLILSKKRAQYERAWGTIEEIKEKDGIVTGTVIEVVKGGLILDIGLRGFLPASLVEMRRVRDLQPYVGKELEAKIIELDKNRNNVVLSRRAWLEQTQSEVRQNFLTTLQKGQVRSGVVSSIVNFGAFVDLGGVDGLVHVSELSWKHIDHPSEVVEVGQEVTVEVLDVDMDRERVSLSLKATMEDPWQTFARTHAIGQVVPGKVTKLVPFGAFVRVDEGIEGLVHISELAERHVEVPEQVVNVGDEIFVKVIDIDLDRRRISLSLKQANEGLTGDIETDQFDPALYGMAATYDDQGNYIYPEGFDPETGEWLEGYDAQREVWEGQYAEAHARYESHQKQIAEARKADAEAGVQENAEGAPSSYSSGAAEESAGGALASDEALAALREKLSGGQS, from the coding sequence ATGACGAGCAGCACCGAGACCGCCCGAACGCCTCAGGTCGCCATCAACGACATCGGTTCGGCGGAGGAATTCCTCGCCGCGATCGACCAGACCATCAAGTACTTCAACGACGGCGACATCGTCGAGGGTGTCATCGTCAAGGTCGACCGGGACGAAGTCCTGCTCGACATCGGTTACAAGACCGAGGGCGTGATCCCGTCGCGGGAGCTCTCGATCAAGCACGACGTCGACCCCAACGAGGTCGTCGCCGTGGGCGACCACATCGAGGCCCTGGTCCTCCAGAAGGAGGACAAGGAAGGCCGTCTCATCCTGTCCAAGAAGCGGGCTCAGTACGAGCGCGCCTGGGGCACGATCGAGGAGATCAAGGAGAAGGACGGCATCGTCACCGGTACCGTCATCGAGGTCGTCAAGGGCGGCCTGATCCTGGACATCGGTCTGCGCGGCTTCCTGCCGGCCTCCCTGGTCGAGATGCGCCGCGTGCGCGACCTGCAGCCGTACGTCGGCAAGGAGCTCGAGGCCAAGATCATCGAGCTGGACAAGAACCGCAACAACGTGGTCCTGTCCCGCCGCGCCTGGCTCGAGCAGACCCAGTCCGAGGTCCGCCAGAACTTCCTCACCACCCTGCAGAAGGGCCAGGTCCGCTCCGGCGTCGTGTCGTCGATCGTGAACTTCGGCGCCTTCGTCGACCTGGGCGGCGTGGACGGCCTGGTGCACGTCTCGGAGCTGTCCTGGAAGCACATCGACCACCCCTCCGAGGTCGTCGAGGTCGGCCAGGAGGTCACGGTCGAGGTCCTGGACGTCGACATGGACCGCGAGCGCGTCTCGCTGTCCCTGAAGGCGACCATGGAGGACCCGTGGCAGACCTTCGCCCGCACCCACGCCATCGGCCAGGTCGTGCCGGGCAAGGTCACCAAGCTGGTGCCGTTCGGCGCGTTCGTCCGGGTGGACGAGGGCATCGAGGGCCTGGTCCACATCTCCGAGCTGGCCGAGCGCCACGTGGAGGTCCCGGAGCAGGTCGTCAACGTCGGCGACGAGATCTTCGTCAAGGTCATCGACATCGACCTGGATCGCCGTCGCATCTCGCTGTCCCTGAAGCAGGCCAACGAGGGCCTGACCGGCGACATCGAGACCGACCAGTTCGACCCGGCGCTGTACGGCATGGCCGCCACCTACGACGACCAGGGCAACTACATCTACCCCGAGGGCTTCGACCCGGAGACGGGCGAGTGGCTCGAGGGCTACGACGCCCAGCGCGAGGTGTGGGAGGGCCAGTACGCCGAGGCCCACGCCCGCTACGAGTCGCACCAGAAGCAGATCGCCGAGGCCCGCAAGGCCGACGCCGAGGCCGGTGTCCAGGAGAACGCCGAGGGTGCCCCCTCGTCGTACTCCTCGGGTGCGGCCGAGGAGAGCGCCGGCGGCGCTCTGGCCTCCGACGAGGCCCTGGCGGCGCTGCGCGAGAAGCTGTCGGGCGGCCAGAGCTGA
- a CDS encoding glycosyltransferase family 4 protein, whose translation MHLAILNWRDPWQQTAGGAEAFAHEIARGFVARGHTVDFLTSREPGQPRRETRDGISWLRCGGPWSVYPGVLAHLIRARLSGHAPDFVIDCQNGIPFFSPLVLSRRRTGVAIVVHHVHDEQFATHFSRPMAALGRWLEGPAARRVYRRCPAVAVSESTIAAMRTRLRWTGPIELVHNGVAVTGDAVLEPVLRLVVAPEAESGAAPQLVAVGRLVRHKRLERVAQLADDLAETWPGIKVHIVGRGPDEQQIRDTVSRIRHTDHVHIHGHLPDEAKNRLLRSARLHLSASQGEGWGLSVLEAAALGVPTVAYDVDGLRDAIRDGTTGWLVAPGATLADTVSGVLKELDADPARASEVSTACMAWAAEFDWERTRSAMAQLAVRNSRTPGTATIG comes from the coding sequence GTGCACTTAGCCATCCTCAACTGGCGCGACCCCTGGCAGCAGACCGCCGGCGGAGCAGAGGCCTTCGCCCACGAGATCGCCCGCGGATTCGTGGCACGCGGCCACACCGTCGACTTCCTCACCTCGCGCGAACCGGGCCAACCACGCCGCGAGACCCGCGACGGCATCAGCTGGCTGCGATGCGGCGGCCCGTGGTCCGTGTATCCCGGCGTTCTCGCACACCTGATCAGGGCTCGACTGTCCGGACACGCGCCCGACTTCGTGATCGACTGCCAGAACGGCATCCCGTTCTTCTCCCCGCTGGTGCTGTCACGCCGGCGCACCGGTGTCGCGATCGTCGTCCACCACGTCCATGACGAGCAGTTCGCCACGCACTTCAGCCGTCCGATGGCCGCCCTCGGGCGGTGGCTGGAGGGCCCGGCGGCACGGCGGGTCTACCGGCGCTGTCCGGCGGTGGCGGTATCAGAGTCCACCATCGCCGCGATGCGGACCCGGTTGCGCTGGACCGGGCCGATTGAACTGGTTCACAACGGAGTCGCCGTTACCGGGGATGCGGTTCTCGAACCGGTACTACGACTAGTCGTAGCTCCAGAGGCTGAAAGCGGTGCGGCGCCTCAGTTGGTGGCCGTCGGCCGCCTGGTACGGCACAAGCGCCTGGAGCGGGTGGCCCAGCTCGCCGACGACCTCGCCGAGACATGGCCCGGCATCAAGGTCCACATCGTCGGTCGTGGCCCGGACGAGCAGCAGATTCGAGACACAGTGTCACGCATACGACACACTGACCACGTCCACATCCACGGCCACCTCCCCGACGAGGCCAAGAACCGCCTCCTGCGCAGCGCCCGGCTGCACCTGTCCGCGTCCCAGGGCGAGGGCTGGGGCCTGTCGGTGCTGGAGGCGGCGGCGCTGGGCGTGCCGACCGTCGCCTACGACGTCGACGGCCTGCGCGACGCCATCCGCGACGGCACCACCGGCTGGCTCGTCGCGCCCGGGGCGACCCTGGCCGACACGGTCTCCGGGGTTCTGAAGGAGCTCGACGCCGACCCGGCGCGCGCTTCCGAGGTGAGCACGGCGTGCATGGCGTGGGCCGCCGAGTTCGACTGGGAGCGCACGCGCAGCGCGATGGCGCAGTTGGCGGTCAGGAACTCGCGGACGCCCGGTACTGCCACGATCGGGTGA
- a CDS encoding MFS transporter produces the protein MLGTVSLLTDVSSEMLVAVVGYYLLNVLHETPTAIGFLDGLYNGIPALLAIPAAYLSDRWQRRKLLAGIGYGASAVTKLGFPIVGPSFGGLSGLLSADRFGKGMRSAPRDALISLSSPPQILGRSFGVHRMLDNIGAATGPLIASFVLLWTAKFGTERKAFDALFIIAFCVAAIGLVVFCLYVTDHKKELQERSEASLRAAFGLLRQKWFILTGIAVGLLALAWVSDTFVYLTLAHRMQLTASEYALLATGTMGMFVVTAIPVGRLADRVGRWKVFVIGHLLLVIAYALLATNAPDAVLLVAALLLPGLAYAASDGVLMAYCGPRIPAALRTSGLAVMQSIGAVAGFASSVAFGAAWSHTDPKTVMLWFSGAMAVAITVSTLLVSPWKEHADG, from the coding sequence ATGCTCGGCACGGTGAGCCTCCTGACGGACGTCTCCTCGGAGATGCTGGTCGCGGTGGTCGGCTACTACTTGCTCAACGTGCTCCACGAGACGCCGACGGCGATCGGGTTCCTGGACGGGCTCTACAACGGCATCCCCGCGCTGCTGGCGATTCCGGCCGCGTATCTGTCGGACCGATGGCAGCGCCGCAAGCTTCTGGCCGGCATCGGGTACGGCGCCTCCGCGGTGACCAAACTGGGGTTCCCCATCGTCGGGCCCTCTTTCGGCGGCCTGAGCGGACTCCTTAGCGCGGACCGCTTCGGTAAGGGGATGCGCTCCGCCCCGCGCGATGCGCTGATCTCGCTGTCGTCTCCGCCGCAGATCCTGGGGCGCTCGTTCGGTGTGCACCGCATGCTCGACAACATCGGCGCGGCTACCGGACCGCTCATCGCGTCGTTCGTTCTGCTGTGGACGGCGAAGTTCGGGACGGAACGCAAAGCGTTCGACGCGCTGTTCATCATCGCCTTCTGCGTTGCGGCCATCGGCCTGGTGGTGTTCTGCCTTTACGTGACGGACCACAAGAAGGAACTGCAGGAGCGTTCTGAGGCGTCTCTGCGTGCGGCCTTCGGGCTGTTGCGACAGAAGTGGTTCATCCTTACGGGTATCGCGGTGGGGCTTCTGGCGCTCGCCTGGGTGAGCGACACCTTCGTGTACCTGACGCTCGCGCACAGAATGCAGCTCACCGCTTCCGAGTACGCGTTGCTCGCCACCGGCACCATGGGGATGTTCGTCGTGACGGCCATCCCGGTGGGTCGTCTGGCCGACCGGGTGGGGCGCTGGAAGGTGTTCGTCATCGGGCACCTGCTTCTTGTCATCGCCTATGCGCTCCTCGCCACGAACGCTCCTGACGCCGTCCTGCTGGTTGCCGCACTCCTTCTCCCAGGCCTCGCCTACGCGGCCAGTGACGGCGTTCTCATGGCCTATTGCGGCCCGCGCATCCCGGCCGCGCTGCGTACCTCCGGGCTCGCGGTGATGCAGTCGATCGGTGCCGTCGCCGGGTTCGCGTCGTCCGTCGCGTTCGGGGCGGCGTGGTCGCACACCGATCCCAAGACGGTCATGCTCTGGTTCTCCGGGGCCATGGCTGTGGCGATCACCGTGTCGACGCTGCTGGTGTCGCCGTGGAAGGAACATGCCGATGGCTGA
- a CDS encoding N,N-dimethylformamidase beta subunit family domain-containing protein: MSSAGTATATSAECPTGLARGWLRTENARPGTTAWQDAKRTRAGSVNGYLDRDSAQCGDTVTAYLSSLAPASGASLSAYRMGFYGGAEGRLIWQVRDVTLEPQPRAAVTGASLLTVAPWRPTLTFRITGRWTPGYYLLVVRAPGQSASSIPLVVRADGDRAPLGFQASVLTYQAYNTFGGHSAYANSPRKAVASTEVSFDRPYEDGGYYSPYQYELPLVREIEKLGIDTDYFTDIDADSDPAQLRLHKGVITGGHSEYWTKRMYDGAVAARQAGVNIAFFGANAVYTAARLTGSPLGPDRRVVIRRSLAGDPLAARDPSLATVNWSAPPLNRPEATLIGEGYGYLGASGSLRVLHPASWIFAGTGVTEGQVLRNTVGGEYDQVDVNQPTTPPDVDVLAAMPIRFLSGQAGMATTTYYVAPSHAGVFDAGTTYWPCVMSGDCLHLGPTPPAVRAVVTRATDNVLLAFAGGPAGLEHASTPNWPPSAEGLVGSAREVGDVAVRAY; encoded by the coding sequence GTGTCCTCGGCCGGAACCGCTACTGCTACTTCGGCGGAGTGCCCGACGGGACTGGCTCGGGGCTGGCTGCGTACAGAGAACGCGCGGCCGGGCACGACTGCATGGCAGGACGCGAAGCGCACACGTGCCGGGAGCGTAAACGGCTATCTGGACCGGGACAGCGCGCAGTGCGGGGACACGGTGACCGCCTACCTGAGTTCTCTGGCGCCGGCTTCGGGAGCTTCGCTGTCGGCGTACCGGATGGGGTTCTACGGCGGCGCGGAGGGGCGGCTCATCTGGCAGGTCAGGGACGTCACCCTGGAGCCGCAGCCGAGGGCCGCGGTGACCGGGGCGAGCCTGCTGACCGTCGCTCCGTGGCGGCCGACGTTGACGTTCCGGATCACCGGGCGGTGGACGCCGGGGTACTACCTGCTGGTGGTGCGGGCGCCGGGGCAGAGCGCGTCGTCGATTCCGTTGGTGGTGCGGGCCGACGGGGACCGTGCGCCGCTGGGGTTCCAGGCCAGTGTGCTGACGTACCAGGCGTACAACACGTTCGGCGGGCACTCGGCGTACGCGAACTCGCCGCGGAAGGCCGTGGCCAGTACCGAGGTGAGCTTCGACCGGCCGTACGAGGACGGCGGGTACTACTCGCCGTACCAGTACGAGCTGCCGCTGGTGCGGGAGATCGAGAAGCTCGGGATCGACACGGACTACTTCACGGACATCGACGCCGACTCCGACCCGGCGCAGCTGCGGCTGCACAAGGGGGTGATCACCGGCGGGCACTCGGAGTACTGGACGAAGCGGATGTACGACGGCGCGGTCGCCGCGCGCCAGGCCGGTGTGAACATCGCATTCTTCGGCGCCAACGCTGTCTACACAGCCGCCCGCCTGACCGGCTCCCCGCTGGGCCCGGACCGCCGCGTGGTGATCCGCCGCTCGCTGGCCGGCGACCCGCTGGCCGCGCGCGACCCCTCGCTGGCCACCGTGAACTGGTCGGCCCCACCGCTGAACCGCCCGGAAGCCACGCTGATCGGCGAGGGCTACGGCTACCTCGGCGCCAGCGGCTCACTGCGGGTACTGCACCCCGCCTCGTGGATCTTCGCCGGCACCGGCGTGACCGAGGGGCAGGTGCTGCGCAACACGGTCGGCGGCGAGTACGACCAGGTGGACGTGAACCAGCCGACGACCCCGCCGGACGTGGACGTCCTGGCGGCGATGCCGATCAGGTTCCTGAGCGGCCAGGCCGGCATGGCGACGACGACGTACTACGTGGCACCCTCGCACGCCGGCGTCTTCGACGCGGGCACGACGTACTGGCCCTGCGTGATGAGCGGCGACTGCCTGCACCTGGGCCCCACCCCGCCCGCGGTGCGCGCGGTGGTGACGCGCGCGACGGACAACGTGCTGCTCGCGTTCGCGGGCGGGCCGGCGGGGCTGGAGCACGCTTCGACGCCGAACTGGCCTCCGTCGGCGGAGGGGCTGGTGGGGTCGGCTCGGGAGGTGGGGGACGTGGCGGTGCGGGCTTATTGA
- a CDS encoding class I SAM-dependent methyltransferase yields the protein MARRHLSDSATIRANRGWWDANADDYQAEHGAFLGDDRFIWCPEGLDEADARLLGADLAGKRVLEVGAGAAQCSRWLAAQGAYAVASDLSFGQLAHALRIDAGTALAAAGIGVAGAASAGADSARAEAAGVAGAAGGEADLGAGTEADAGAGAEAAAGAAGAGADAVVGVPLVQADATRLPFADEAFDIVCAAYGAVPFVADSAAVMREAARVLKPGGRWVFSVSHPIRWSFPDDPTEAGLTARDSYFDRRPYVEFDDRGLATYAEHHRTMGDRVREIAAAGLRLVDVVEPEWPAGLTEVWGGWSPLRGRIIPGTAVFVTVKE from the coding sequence GTGGCCCGCCGTCACCTGTCAGATTCCGCCACGATCCGGGCGAACCGGGGCTGGTGGGACGCCAACGCCGACGATTACCAGGCCGAACACGGTGCGTTCCTGGGCGACGACCGCTTCATCTGGTGCCCGGAGGGCCTGGACGAGGCGGACGCGCGGCTGCTGGGGGCCGATCTGGCGGGAAAGCGCGTCCTGGAGGTCGGGGCCGGGGCGGCGCAGTGCTCGCGGTGGCTGGCGGCGCAGGGGGCTTACGCGGTGGCTTCCGATCTTTCGTTCGGGCAGCTGGCGCATGCGTTGCGGATCGATGCGGGGACGGCTTTGGCGGCGGCGGGGATCGGGGTTGCGGGGGCGGCCTCGGCGGGGGCCGACTCGGCGAGGGCAGAAGCGGCGGGCGTGGCGGGGGCGGCCGGCGGCGAGGCGGACCTCGGGGCCGGAACTGAGGCCGACGCCGGGGCCGGAGCTGAGGCGGCCGCCGGGGCTGCCGGGGCCGGGGCGGACGCCGTGGTGGGCGTGCCGCTGGTCCAGGCGGACGCGACGCGCCTGCCGTTCGCGGACGAGGCGTTCGACATCGTGTGCGCGGCCTACGGCGCGGTCCCGTTCGTGGCGGACTCGGCGGCGGTGATGCGCGAGGCGGCGCGGGTGTTGAAGCCGGGCGGACGGTGGGTGTTCTCGGTGTCGCACCCGATCCGGTGGTCGTTCCCGGACGACCCGACCGAAGCCGGGCTGACGGCGCGCGACTCGTACTTCGACCGGCGACCGTATGTGGAGTTCGACGATCGCGGACTGGCGACGTACGCGGAGCACCACCGGACGATGGGCGACCGGGTGCGGGAGATCGCGGCGGCGGGGCTGCGGCTGGTGGACGTGGTGGAGCCGGAGTGGCCGGCCGGGCTGACCGAGGTGTGGGGCGGGTGGTCGCCGCTGCGGGGGCGGATCATTCCGGGGACTGCGGTGTTCGTGACGGTGAAGGAGTAG
- a CDS encoding N,N-dimethylformamidase beta subunit family domain-containing protein — translation MDKRDSAAGNAIGTARWKAVTGSAAFAAAVFALGYGCTGNAAPAAVSAGPPVKVTSQTPEPSSPVGKLPADRTKPSSAPCATEVRPAGWSRIENAKPGDSSWRASFDSDTSAVAGYVNQVSAACGDTLDLHLSGYVSSASVTAYRMGWYGGAGGRVVWSTSHVPVSASAVKNSGPPTYTVEASWPVATRIPITQAWTPGYYLLIVRAKPHDTGDAIPLIIRDDSAGNGTPGSGSSPLLLQASVLTYQAYNNYGRYSLYYGPKDLSSKRSDRSRVASFDRPYNGSGYQAPFLYDIPLAEEAEKLGLDVDYTTDIDVDQRPSQVAAHKALLIGGHSEYWTRRMYDAALYARSKGTNIGFFGANEIYWHARLEPSPSGQDRRMVVYRYANEDPLAKSDPSQATVFWDSPQLQMPEAQIVGPAYGELGADGGAFRVLQPDSWIFAGTGATKDQVLKNSLGGEYDTVKNNYATPPDIDVIAAAPIVFSGQSTMATMSYYTDPSGAGIFAGGMTYWDCQMARMCGDRPVDEGTSKLLAAMTDNVLRTFVQGPAGKKYPSVHRPAPSPQALISTAVSQSDVGIGPPKTTEG, via the coding sequence ATGGACAAGCGGGATTCCGCGGCGGGAAACGCTATAGGGACGGCGCGCTGGAAGGCCGTCACCGGTTCCGCCGCCTTCGCCGCCGCGGTGTTCGCCCTCGGCTACGGCTGCACCGGCAACGCGGCCCCGGCCGCGGTCAGCGCCGGTCCCCCGGTGAAGGTGACCTCGCAGACCCCGGAACCGTCGAGCCCCGTCGGGAAGCTGCCCGCGGACCGCACCAAGCCGTCGTCCGCGCCGTGCGCGACCGAGGTCCGGCCGGCCGGCTGGTCCAGGATCGAGAACGCCAAGCCCGGTGACTCCTCGTGGCGGGCCAGCTTCGACTCGGACACGTCCGCGGTCGCCGGGTACGTGAACCAGGTGAGTGCGGCCTGTGGGGACACTCTGGACCTGCACCTGTCCGGGTACGTGTCCTCCGCGTCCGTGACCGCGTACCGGATGGGCTGGTACGGCGGCGCGGGCGGCCGCGTGGTGTGGAGCACGTCGCACGTGCCGGTGAGCGCGAGCGCGGTGAAGAACTCCGGGCCGCCGACGTACACGGTCGAGGCCTCGTGGCCGGTCGCCACGCGCATCCCGATCACGCAGGCCTGGACGCCGGGCTACTACCTGCTGATCGTGCGCGCTAAGCCGCATGACACCGGCGATGCGATTCCTCTGATCATCCGGGACGACAGTGCCGGCAACGGAACGCCGGGAAGTGGGAGCTCGCCGCTGTTGCTCCAGGCGTCCGTATTGACGTACCAGGCGTATAACAACTACGGACGGTACAGCCTCTATTACGGCCCTAAGGACCTGTCCTCTAAGCGTTCGGACCGCTCTAGGGTGGCGTCCTTCGACCGCCCCTATAACGGGAGCGGGTATCAGGCGCCCTTCCTATACGACATCCCATTGGCGGAGGAAGCGGAGAAGCTGGGGCTGGACGTCGACTACACCACGGATATCGACGTGGACCAGCGTCCCAGCCAGGTCGCCGCGCATAAGGCGCTCCTTATTGGCGGCCACTCGGAGTACTGGACGCGGCGGATGTACGACGCGGCCCTTTACGCGCGCAGCAAGGGAACCAACATCGGTTTCTTCGGCGCGAACGAGATCTATTGGCATGCGCGCCTGGAGCCCTCTCCCTCCGGGCAGGACCGGCGCATGGTCGTCTACCGCTATGCGAACGAGGACCCATTGGCGAAGTCCGACCCGTCGCAGGCGACGGTGTTCTGGGATTCTCCGCAGTTGCAGATGCCCGAGGCTCAGATCGTGGGGCCGGCTTATGGGGAGCTCGGTGCGGACGGCGGGGCGTTCCGGGTACTCCAGCCGGACTCGTGGATCTTTGCCGGGACCGGGGCTACTAAGGACCAGGTCCTGAAGAACTCTCTGGGCGGCGAGTACGACACGGTGAAGAACAACTACGCGACCCCTCCGGACATCGATGTGATCGCCGCTGCGCCGATCGTGTTCAGCGGGCAGTCCACGATGGCGACGATGTCGTACTACACCGATCCGTCGGGGGCCGGGATCTTCGCCGGGGGGATGACGTACTGGGACTGCCAGATGGCGCGGATGTGCGGGGACCGGCCGGTCGATGAGGGGACGTCGAAGCTGCTGGCGGCGATGACGGACAACGTGTTGCGGACGTTCGTGCAGGGGCCGGCCGGGAAGAAGTACCCGTCGGTGCACCGGCCGGCTCCGAGTCCGCAGGCGTTGATCTCCACGGCGGTTTCGCAGAGCGACGTCGGGATCGGGCCGCCCAAGACGACGGAGGGGTGA
- a CDS encoding TolB family protein, with product MADLEDVEQETEQETTSGQLGGSEAPRDNRAKILISSIAVLVVIAVAAGLTAFLGRSTKRAGVRGGFTVAAGELTYRSMVQGPDFGKLVESPVGAASNAVPTVSTIPCERSYTASGVLLCLQSEGSLMSQAYAEVYDSSFKQLKKVAIAGTPNRARLSADGRMAAWTTFVYGDSYTTPGASTRASILDLRTGQYVDSLENFNAYVDGSVYKAVDINFWGVTFTADDNTFYATMGSNGKTWLMKGDFAAHKLTALRENVECPSLSPDGTRLVFKKRVSDDIRHPWRFTVLNLATMQETPLAETRSVDDQAAWLTNSTVMYAVPHDDDPGSDLYAVPADGSGAPRLLAANGMSPSVTSG from the coding sequence ATGGCTGACTTAGAGGATGTGGAACAGGAGACGGAACAGGAGACCACTTCCGGCCAACTCGGCGGTTCTGAGGCACCTCGCGACAACCGGGCCAAGATCCTGATCTCGTCGATCGCCGTATTGGTCGTGATCGCTGTCGCGGCCGGACTGACGGCCTTCCTGGGGCGTTCCACTAAGCGTGCCGGCGTGAGAGGAGGCTTCACGGTCGCCGCGGGGGAGTTGACGTACCGGTCGATGGTGCAGGGCCCGGACTTCGGCAAGCTGGTGGAGTCTCCCGTCGGTGCTGCGTCGAACGCGGTCCCTACGGTTTCCACCATTCCGTGCGAACGGTCCTACACGGCCTCTGGCGTACTCCTCTGCCTGCAATCCGAGGGAAGCCTCATGAGCCAGGCCTATGCGGAGGTCTACGACAGTTCCTTTAAGCAGCTCAAGAAGGTGGCCATCGCCGGTACGCCGAACCGTGCGCGACTGTCCGCGGACGGCCGGATGGCGGCGTGGACGACCTTCGTGTACGGCGACTCTTATACGACGCCCGGCGCATCGACCCGTGCCTCGATCCTGGACCTTAGGACCGGGCAGTACGTCGACTCTCTGGAGAACTTCAACGCCTACGTGGACGGCAGCGTCTATAAGGCCGTCGACATCAACTTCTGGGGCGTCACCTTTACCGCGGACGACAATACGTTCTACGCGACTATGGGCAGCAACGGTAAGACGTGGCTGATGAAGGGCGACTTCGCAGCGCACAAGCTGACCGCGTTGCGCGAGAACGTGGAGTGCCCCTCGCTGTCCCCGGACGGGACGCGCCTGGTGTTCAAGAAGCGCGTGTCCGACGACATCCGGCACCCGTGGCGCTTCACGGTGCTGAACCTGGCCACCATGCAGGAGACGCCGCTGGCCGAGACCCGCAGCGTCGACGACCAGGCCGCGTGGCTGACCAACAGCACGGTCATGTACGCCGTCCCGCACGACGACGACCCCGGCAGCGACCTGTACGCTGTGCCCGCTGATGGCAGCGGCGCACCGCGCCTGCTCGCCGCCAACGGGATGTCCCCGTCGGTCACCTCGGGGTGA
- a CDS encoding ISL3 family transposase, giving the protein MQADGCPLVLLTTADECARCCPECGMQAKRVKEWTTTRPRDLPVGGRRCDLRWRKRRWRRDQVDCARQSFTESLPAIPARARLTVRLRESAGAAVGDRGRTVVQSARDHSMAWPIVMAAVRVHAARVIPASTPAVSILGIDEIRRGKAKWRFDEQTQSFVTMADRWHVGMVDLSGGAGLLGQVEGRNAAVVTDWLNERGDAWKTGVAFVAIDMCTVFKSAIRTALPHATIVVDHFHVVQLANAALTEVRRRVIVQHRGHRGRKGNREWELRNRLTRSAARMHADHLDPMVEDLNALPPRIGKPILDAWNAKEDLLDLLALAGTHPSRGQVYRLLTRFYESCAASGLPEFERLATTISTWWHEILAFIITGITNAGSEGTNRDQDHRPRRLRLSEPGEPATTHSLWHHPTRPRTPQPRLTSKSRRTTPARRCRVRDGRAGSQPARQAAFSSPRPANLSPKAPG; this is encoded by the coding sequence ATGCAGGCCGACGGCTGCCCACTGGTCCTTCTGACCACCGCCGATGAGTGTGCCCGCTGCTGTCCGGAATGCGGGATGCAGGCCAAGAGAGTCAAGGAGTGGACCACGACGCGACCCCGTGACCTGCCGGTGGGCGGACGGCGCTGTGACCTGCGATGGCGTAAGCGACGCTGGCGCCGCGACCAGGTGGACTGTGCGCGCCAGTCGTTCACCGAGTCGTTACCGGCCATCCCCGCGCGAGCGCGACTGACGGTTCGGCTGCGCGAGTCCGCAGGCGCAGCGGTCGGGGATCGGGGACGAACTGTCGTGCAGTCGGCGCGGGACCACAGCATGGCCTGGCCGATCGTGATGGCGGCCGTCCGGGTCCACGCCGCGCGGGTCATCCCGGCGTCCACGCCTGCGGTGTCGATCCTGGGCATCGACGAGATCCGCCGCGGCAAGGCCAAGTGGCGGTTCGACGAGCAGACACAGTCGTTCGTCACGATGGCTGATCGCTGGCATGTGGGGATGGTGGACCTCTCTGGCGGAGCAGGACTGCTCGGCCAGGTCGAGGGCCGCAACGCGGCCGTGGTCACCGACTGGCTGAACGAGCGCGGGGATGCCTGGAAGACCGGCGTGGCGTTCGTCGCGATCGACATGTGCACCGTGTTCAAGTCCGCGATCCGCACCGCACTACCGCACGCGACGATCGTCGTGGACCACTTCCACGTGGTGCAGCTGGCCAACGCCGCGCTCACCGAGGTCCGCCGCCGGGTCATTGTCCAGCACCGCGGGCACCGGGGCCGCAAGGGCAACCGGGAATGGGAGCTGAGGAACCGGCTGACCCGCTCGGCGGCCCGGATGCACGCCGACCACCTGGACCCGATGGTCGAGGACCTCAACGCCTTGCCACCCAGGATCGGCAAGCCGATCCTGGACGCCTGGAACGCCAAAGAAGACCTTCTGGACCTCCTTGCCCTGGCCGGCACCCATCCGAGCCGAGGCCAGGTCTACCGCCTGCTGACCAGGTTCTACGAGTCCTGCGCGGCGTCCGGGCTTCCCGAGTTCGAACGCCTGGCCACCACGATCAGCACCTGGTGGCACGAGATTCTCGCCTTCATCATCACCGGCATCACCAACGCCGGGTCCGAGGGCACCAACCGTGATCAAGACCATCGCCCGAGACGCCTACGGCTTTCGGAACCCGGAGAACCAGCGACTACGCACTCGCTGTGGCACCACCCGACGCGCCCGCGGACACCTCAACCCCGCCTAACTTCGAAGAGCCGGCGAACCACGCCAGCTCGCCGGTGTCGCGTTCGTGACGGCCGGGCGGGCAGCCAGCCAGCCAGGCAGGCAGCGTTCAGCAGCCCAAGGCCCGCGAACCTCAGTCCGAAGGCGCCGGGCTAG